The Bacteroides ovatus genomic interval TCCAGTTCCATACCAACTCCTTGAGGTTCGGAATCAGTGGATTTCATGTTTAATAGATAACAGTAAATAGAATTTTAGTTTAGTTTCGAATCCGGACGAGATGCGTCCCACATTCTGCAAATATATACATTTATTTTAGAAACCAAACTTTTTCCCATCAAAACGACTTCTTATAAATGCCTAATAATCGCAGAATTACGAAAGCAGATATTACATAATCGACCTCGTCAGTTCCAAACTTCCCCAATATTATACCGGATGAAATCTTTTCAACAATATATGACTTACACTGAAAAAGTCCTTATTACACTTTTCTATCTATTAAAACTAAATCCTATTCGTCTGATTATATCAGTTTCAACCCTACGATTGAAATAATCAGAGTCGTCATAAAAAACAAACGACCCAAAGTTGCCGGTTCATGAAAGAACAGGATACCGATCAATACGGTTCCCACCGCTCCTATCCCCGTCCAAACAGGATATGCAGTGCCAATAGGCAATGTTTGCGCAGCCTTTGCCAGTAGGAACATGCTTAAAATTACAGAGATTACAAATCCCGCTCCCCACAAATAAAAATCGGTGCCTGTCGCTCCCTTAATCTTGCCTAGACAAAAGGTAAAACCAACCTCAAACAGTCCGGCAATAATCAATATAATCCAATTCATATCATTCTATTTTAATATTAGACTGCAAAATTAACAAGATGCCCGGAGCTTTCACTTTACATTTGATAAGAAACGCCGGTGTAAGAGTATCATCAATTCTTCTTTTCCTAATATAACTTTTTGTATTTTTGCAGAATAATGATTCAATGCGATATGGATATACACGAGATTATAAACAGGATATATCGGATGCCGGAGGCTTCAGCGGATAAGGTGGTCAAACATCTGTCAAAAGTCACATATCCCAAAGGTTATCATATATTGGAGGCTGGCAAGACTGAAACGAATATCTTTTTCATCGAGAAAGGGATTGCCAGAGCTTATATTCCCGTAGACGGAAAAGAGGTAACGTTCTGGATTGGGAAAGAAGGGTCAACCATTGTCTCATTGAAAAGCTATGTAAATAATCAACAGGGGTATGAGTCAATGGAACTGATGGAAAACTCGGTGTTGTATCTATTAAAGCGCAAAGACTTACACGAATTATTCAAGGAAGATATCCATATTGCCAACTGGGGGCGCAAGTTTGCCGAATCAGAGTTCCTGCAAACAGAGGAAAGACTTATTTCTCTCTTATTCACCACCGCGTCCGAACGGTATATGAAGCTGATACAAAATAATCCGGAGCTATTACAGAGAATACCATTGGAGTGTCTTGCTTCTTATCTGGGAATAACTCCGGTAAGTTTAAGCCGGATAAGGGCGAAATTGAAACGGGTACTTTGAGATAGAAACATATTTTTCAAAAGCAAACAGAAAGTAATATATTTGTGTTTTGAATGAATCAAAAAAGAGAAGTCATGAATATCGAAGAGTATAGAGAATATTGCCTGTCAGTCAAAGGAGCAACAGAATGTATGCCGTTTGATGAACATACTTTGGTTTTCAAGGTTATGGATAAAATGTTCACTTTTGCTACATTACGTCCTAAAAACGGAAGATTCTGGGCGGATATGAAATGTAATCCTGATAAATCAGAAGAGCTCATAGAACAATACGAAGACCTTTTTTGGGGACCTTTTTCGGATAAGAAACATTGGATAACTGTCTATTTAGAAGGTGACGTTCCTGATAGGCTCATCAAAGAACTGATTAGCCACTCGGTAGAGGAAGTTATAAAGAAGTTACCCAAGAAAAAACAAGAGGAATACAGGAACATGATTTAGGATTTGAAGAGTAGACATATCCGGTACTACTATTATTGCTAAAAGTAGAGCCGAATAAAATCACTATCACCCCAAAACGCACACACGGATAAAATCATCCTATATTTAAAAATGTATGTCCCAGAAACACTTGCATTCTTCATTCCGGCAATCATGAATCTAGAGAAAAAATAAATGACTAATTTTATTAACTAATGCTTTTTTAGAAGCATTTTTTTAAGTTATTTTGCGGAACAAATATCACGAACTCGTCAAATTATGGATTGGATTGGCCTTGATTTAACATTCCCTATTACCGACCCTACATGGATATTTCTCCTTGTACTCCTAATTATATTGTTTGCTCCGATATTATTGAATAAACTGCGCATCCCTCATATTATCGGGATGATCCTGGCAGGACTGGCTATTGGCGAACATGGATTTAATATCCTGGCACGAGACAACAGCTTTCAGTTATTCGGGAAAGTCGGACTCTATTACATCATGTTCCTGGCTGGTTTGGAAATGAATATGGGAGATTTCAAAGAGACGCGAAACAAAGCATTGGTGCTCGGATTACTGGCTTTTATCGTTCCTATCGGGATTGGATTCGTGGCAAATGTATCTTATCTGAAATATGGTGTAATCACCTCTGTGTTATTAGCCAGCATGTATGCCTCCCATACGCTCGTGGCCTACCCAATCGTCACCCGTTTCGGCATATCATGCCATCGTAGCGTAAGTATTGCCGTAGGAGGAACGGCCGTAACGGATACACTCACGCTGCTGGTACTGGCTGTTATAGGCGGATTGTTCAAAGGAGAAACCGGAGGATTGTTTTGGATTTGGCTGGTGGTAAAAGTAATCTTTCTAGGGGCACTAATTATTTATTTCTTTCCGCGCATCGGTCGTTGGTTCTTTCACCGGTACAATGACAACGTGATGCAATTTATTTTCGTGCTTGCGATGGTCTTTTTAGGAGCAGGGTTGATGGAGCTTGTTGGTATGGAAGGTATCTTGGGAGCTTTCCTCGCAGGATTGGTACTTAACCGGCTCATCCCACACGTCTCTCCATTGATGGATCATTTAGAGTTCGTTGGTAATGCACTTTTTATTCCTTATTTCCTTATCGGAGTGGGAATGTTAATCAACTTACGTGTTATTTTCGGAGAAGGGGATGCTTTAAAAGTTGCCGCCGTGATGATAACCATGGCGCTGACAGGCAAATGGATTGCTTGCTGGCTCACTCAAAAGATATATAAGATGTCTGTTCTTGAACGAAATCTGATGTATGGTTTGAGTAATGCACAGGCGGCAGCCACATTGGCGGCCGTATTAGTTGGATACAACATTATTCTGCCTACCGGCGAACGGTTATTGAATGATGATGTACTAAACGGAACAGTCTTGCTTATCCTGGTTACTTGCGTAGTGAGTTCACTAATTACCGAACGGGCAGCCAGAAAAATAGCGATGGATGATTCACAACCTGAAAATGAATCGTCGAAAGAAACAGAGAAAATTTTAATATCCATAGCCAACCCGGACACTATCGAGGACATGGTGAATCTTTCTCTAGTCATACGTGACCCCAAATTGAAAGACAATCTCCTGGCATTAAATGTTATCAACGACGATAATAACTCTGATAATCTACGAATTCGAAGCAAACATTATCTGGAAAAAGCCGAAATGACAGCAACGGAAGCAAATGTACCACTCAAAAAGGTCACCCGGTATGATTTGAATATAGCTTCCGGTATTATCCATTCAGTCAAGGAGAATGAGATTACGAGTATTATCACCGGCCTGCACCGCAAGAAAAACATCACAGATTCATACTTTGGAATACTTGCCGAACACTTATTGAACGGATTAAACTGTGAAATAATTATCTCTAAATTTCTGATACCGGTCCATACAATCAAACGGATTGTCGTTGCCGTCCCTCCTAAAGCCGAATATGAATCCGGCTTTCCGCATTGGATGGAACACTTCTGTCGCATGGGGAGCACTCTTGGATGCCGCGTACACTTCTTTGCCAATGAAAAGACTACCATCCGCCTACAAGCGTGGATAAAGAAAAGGCATAAACAGACGCTTACCGATTTCTCTCTCTTAGAAGACTGGAATGACCTGCTGGTATTGACAGGACAGGTAAGTTACGATCATTTATTGGTTATTATCAGTGCACGACCAGGAACTCTTTCGTATGACAGTTCTTTTGAGAAGTTACCGAGACAGCTCGGGAAATATTTCTCCAACAATAGCTTCATCGTGCTGTATCCTAACCAGTCGGGAGAGCCGTTGGATACGTCTTTCTTCTCCAAGCTATATACTGATACCGAAACCCGACATTATGAGAAGGTGGGCAAATGGTTTTACAGGTGGTTTAAGAAAGAGGGATAAAATTAGAATTGAAAAGTTCCGTTTAATTTATAAATATCGACACATTTATCTATATTTGTACCATTAGCAATTTTGCTATAAACACCTAAAGGAAAAGAATGGTATGTCAAACGTCGATTTTTCCAAAATAACAGAAGGAATCTATCATGTGATAGAAACTGAAGAGAAAATACTAACCGGGCTACAAAATGATACGATCACGTTGAAACGTAATAAACAAAATCGTACCATCAAACAGATTCTCGGACATTTGATTGATTCGGCATCAAACAATCACCAACGCATGGTCAGATTGCAATACAGTAAAGATTTGCTTTTCTTTCCCGATTACCGTCAGGATAATGATCTGTGGATAGCATTACAAGATTACCAAAATGAAGATTGGAACAACCTGATTCAACTATGGAAGTTTTTTAACCTGCATATCATTCAGGTTATAAAATCTGTAGACCAGACAAAACTGGATAGCTACTGGTGTGATTTTGAAGGAACAAAGGTTACGCTACAAGACATGATAGAAGGTTATCTAAGTCATTTGCACCTGCATATTCATGAAATCCATGAATTAATGAATGCCTAAAAAGGATAGCGGTTGCAGTTCTTTTATATTCTATAAATATTAAGATGTACCCACATGGCAACTTACACTCATTTCGCAAAACAACCCGATGTACTGAAACATCTGATACTCTGTGAAGTTCTTAGAAATGAAGCCCCACAAGTATATGTAGAAACCAATTCCGCATGTGCCATCTACTCCATGACGCAAACTCCGGAGCAGCAATATGGTATCTATCATTTCCTGGAGAAAGCAGATGATGACAAATCTCTAAAAGATTCCATTTATTACCAACTGGAAAACCCGGAAATGACAAAAGGAAATTATCTGGGTTCTCCTGCCCTGGCAATGAATGTATTAGAGAAGCAAGCAAAAAGGTTTGTATTCTTTGATTTAGAAAAGAGTGCGTTGGAAAATGTGGGTACCTATGCCAAACAAGTCGGATTAAGTGCATCTGTAGAGATGCATCATGCCGACTCTTCGAGAGGTACCATAGAGCTATTGCCTTCACTTCCTTCATCCTCTTTCATTCATATCGATCCTTACGAAATAGACAAGAAAGGAGATTCAGGAGTAACCTATCTCGATATCCTGATACAGGCTACTCAATTAGGAATGAAGTGTTTATTATGGTATGGATTCATGACCGAAGATGATAAAGAATCTTTGGACAACTATATTGTATCCAGTCTGGAAAAGGCAGGTATCAAGGATTACATAGGTGTAGAGCTTACTATGAATTCAATAAGAAAAGACAGTATATTATGTAATCCGGGCATTTTGGGAAGTGGTATTTTGGCTACAAATTTATCACAAATCTCCAAAGATACCATTCTTGATTACAGTAACAAACTGGTTGATATATACAAAGATGCTAAATACAAAGATTATGATGGAAGTTTATATATTCAGCATCTTTGATATCCACTTATTAATTTAATTACCTAGAACATTACTCTACAAACAGAGCGTCAGAAAGCCGGAGCTTTTAAAATCAGTTTCCGGCCTTTTGGCTATAAATTAACTTATTTCTTTGGCTGATTGTCCACAAACCATCTATTAGCCGTACATTTTTCGTATCGTCATCTTCCACGTTCCATGCATAACCTCCTGAAGGCAGGCCACGTCTCTCCAATATTTCATTGGGCTGATTATTGGAAAAGAAAAGTTCCAGTTGCGTAGAGTCAGGACTAAACACAATAAAGGCAGAAGCATTGCTATCGTCCACCGATTCCGTGCGGATTCCTTTCTCAAACAAGCGGATACAGTCTTTTTGCACTTCACACCATACATATCCGGCAGAACCGATACAGCCATGTTCATCCCGATCACCTCCCACAATCGGAGATTGCGGATACTGAACTAATTTAGAAGCCGGCATTCCCGGTGTATATTTTCCGGTATAGAACACTTCCAGCGTATCATTCAGAAGCAAACCGTTGACTTCATCTTTATTTGCATCTATCGTACTGAACGAAAGGGTATCATTCTTATCAGTAACAATCGTTACCGTATTCATGGTTGCATCACTAACGATTCCTTTTGAGCTTGCCACTTTTGACGAGCAACCTGCCATGAGGCAGAGCGTACCTACTGCTAATAATATTGTTTTCATTTTCTTTAATTGGGGCTTTGTTTTTAAATTAATGCAAAGATAAAGGTTATACTGCCAATATTTCGCTTTTACAAAATAAATTAATTTCCGGGCAGATTGTTCACCAGCTACACACAAAATGCCTATATTGGACAACGATCTATTAGAAAATCAGCCTACCTTTGTGATATGGATAATCAAAAGTAAATACAGAATACCATGAAAGAAACTTTGCAGATTCCCACTCCCGAAACACTGGAAGCCTTGATAGGTAAGGAACTTTATGATATATGGACTTCACTTTGCCAGCTTATCGAGCAAAAGTACAATATGGAACAACTATGGAACCATGGAGGAAAAAAATGGATATACGAATATAAATATCGCAAAGGCGGAAAAACGCTGTGTGCCCTATACGCCAAAGAACAAACGATTGGCTTCTTGGTCATTTTAGGTAAAGATGAGCGTGCCAAATTTGAATCTCTGCGAGAAGTATTCTCCAATGAGACTCAAAAGATATACGATGAGACGACTACTTTCCACGATGGGAAGTGGCTTATGTTCGAATTGAAAGACACTTGCTTATTTAATGATATGGAGCGACTGCTATCCATCAAACGAAAACCCAATCGATGATTGAATCAGATATAAATAAAAGGTATTGTCAAAGTTGCGGGATGCCTCTCCGCTTTGATATAGAGAAATATCTGGGTACTAACTCCGACGGTTCCCGAAGTGACGAATATTGCTACTACTGCCTGAAAGATGGAAAATATATCGTCGACATTCCGATGTCGGAAATGATTAATATCTGGATAAAATACACCGACAAGTACAATGAATATGCAGATACTGCTTATTCGCCGGAGGAACTTAGGCACATACTAAACGAACGGTTACCCAATCTGAAACGGTGGAAACAAAAGTTGGAAACCTGTAATATCCATCATCAGAAGATTCAGGATATAATCGTTTATATCAATA includes:
- a CDS encoding Crp/Fnr family transcriptional regulator, with amino-acid sequence MDIHEIINRIYRMPEASADKVVKHLSKVTYPKGYHILEAGKTETNIFFIEKGIARAYIPVDGKEVTFWIGKEGSTIVSLKSYVNNQQGYESMELMENSVLYLLKRKDLHELFKEDIHIANWGRKFAESEFLQTEERLISLLFTTASERYMKLIQNNPELLQRIPLECLASYLGITPVSLSRIRAKLKRVL
- a CDS encoding DMT family transporter, with amino-acid sequence MNWIILIIAGLFEVGFTFCLGKIKGATGTDFYLWGAGFVISVILSMFLLAKAAQTLPIGTAYPVWTGIGAVGTVLIGILFFHEPATLGRLFFMTTLIISIVGLKLI
- a CDS encoding DUF3788 domain-containing protein, translating into MKETLQIPTPETLEALIGKELYDIWTSLCQLIEQKYNMEQLWNHGGKKWIYEYKYRKGGKTLCALYAKEQTIGFLVILGKDERAKFESLREVFSNETQKIYDETTTFHDGKWLMFELKDTCLFNDMERLLSIKRKPNR
- a CDS encoding MmcQ/YjbR family DNA-binding protein, whose protein sequence is MNIEEYREYCLSVKGATECMPFDEHTLVFKVMDKMFTFATLRPKNGRFWADMKCNPDKSEELIEQYEDLFWGPFSDKKHWITVYLEGDVPDRLIKELISHSVEEVIKKLPKKKQEEYRNMI
- a CDS encoding 23S rRNA (adenine(2030)-N(6))-methyltransferase RlmJ, which translates into the protein MATYTHFAKQPDVLKHLILCEVLRNEAPQVYVETNSACAIYSMTQTPEQQYGIYHFLEKADDDKSLKDSIYYQLENPEMTKGNYLGSPALAMNVLEKQAKRFVFFDLEKSALENVGTYAKQVGLSASVEMHHADSSRGTIELLPSLPSSSFIHIDPYEIDKKGDSGVTYLDILIQATQLGMKCLLWYGFMTEDDKESLDNYIVSSLEKAGIKDYIGVELTMNSIRKDSILCNPGILGSGILATNLSQISKDTILDYSNKLVDIYKDAKYKDYDGSLYIQHL
- a CDS encoding DinB family protein — protein: MSNVDFSKITEGIYHVIETEEKILTGLQNDTITLKRNKQNRTIKQILGHLIDSASNNHQRMVRLQYSKDLLFFPDYRQDNDLWIALQDYQNEDWNNLIQLWKFFNLHIIQVIKSVDQTKLDSYWCDFEGTKVTLQDMIEGYLSHLHLHIHEIHELMNA
- a CDS encoding cation:proton antiporter, translated to MDWIGLDLTFPITDPTWIFLLVLLIILFAPILLNKLRIPHIIGMILAGLAIGEHGFNILARDNSFQLFGKVGLYYIMFLAGLEMNMGDFKETRNKALVLGLLAFIVPIGIGFVANVSYLKYGVITSVLLASMYASHTLVAYPIVTRFGISCHRSVSIAVGGTAVTDTLTLLVLAVIGGLFKGETGGLFWIWLVVKVIFLGALIIYFFPRIGRWFFHRYNDNVMQFIFVLAMVFLGAGLMELVGMEGILGAFLAGLVLNRLIPHVSPLMDHLEFVGNALFIPYFLIGVGMLINLRVIFGEGDALKVAAVMITMALTGKWIACWLTQKIYKMSVLERNLMYGLSNAQAAATLAAVLVGYNIILPTGERLLNDDVLNGTVLLILVTCVVSSLITERAARKIAMDDSQPENESSKETEKILISIANPDTIEDMVNLSLVIRDPKLKDNLLALNVINDDNNSDNLRIRSKHYLEKAEMTATEANVPLKKVTRYDLNIASGIIHSVKENEITSIITGLHRKKNITDSYFGILAEHLLNGLNCEIIISKFLIPVHTIKRIVVAVPPKAEYESGFPHWMEHFCRMGSTLGCRVHFFANEKTTIRLQAWIKKRHKQTLTDFSLLEDWNDLLVLTGQVSYDHLLVIISARPGTLSYDSSFEKLPRQLGKYFSNNSFIVLYPNQSGEPLDTSFFSKLYTDTETRHYEKVGKWFYRWFKKEG